The sequence GCCGGTGCTGGAGATGGCTTGGCACGGGGTCTTGATCTCCACGCTGGAATCAGAGGCGCGGGCAAAGGCCTACCTGGCGCGCGCAAGCCTCAACAAGCGGGAGGTCTTATTGGAATACAGCCGGGTCCGCACGAAGACGACGCTGCCTCGTCCGCGGGCGGTAACATCGATGGCCGTTACGGTGGATGGCCTTCCCGGCGCGTTCACCATGCCGGCCGACGCTTTGCAGCAGTGCGGGCGGCCGGATGAACGGCACCACGGTCGGATCCAGTGCCTTATCCTCGCCGCTGAACTTTCGCGTCTCGGCGCGACGGTCCGGACGTCCGAGTCGCAGGAGACCGACCTGACACCGTACATGAATCCGACAGCGGCTATTCAAAGCCACGATGACACAATCCGGAGCGCGGCGAGAGGCATTGTCGGTGAACACCTCGATCGGCTCGCGCACGTTCGTCTCCTGGTCGAATGGATCCGAGAGCATGTCGCGCAGAAGCCGGTGGATGTGTTCTCGGCGCTGGAAGTCCTCAAAGGCCGGAAAGCCGAGTGCCAAGGCATCACGCTGCTCTACGCAGCCCTGGCGCGCAGCCTCGGCATCCCCACGAAGGTCACGAACGGCCTGGTGTACACCGACGAGCCGGAGGGCTTTCTCTACCACACCTGGGCGGAAAGCTATGTTGACGGGGTCTGGCTTCCGGTCGATCCGACGTTCGGGCAGGTCGGCGTCGATGCGACGCACATTAAATTGATCGACGGCGAGCGCCCGGCCGATCTCCTGCCGCTTGTGGACCTGGTCGGGAAGATCCAAGTGGACATTCTCTCATTCGCTCCGATCCATGAAGAACGTTGAAAAGCCGGCCACGCGTTCGGACTCAGCCTGATGGGTGTCATGTCACGGTCGGATTCCATATTCTGGTTCGTCCTCTGGAGCGCGTGGAGCCTTCTCGCCGCCGCGAACGCGGCGGCGGACCATGACCGCGGCCGGCTGATGCGGCAAGCCGCCGACGGGAGCGCGGAGGACAGCACCGAAGTCCTCGCCGCGACGAAGAACAATCTGGCGATCATGCTTCAAAAGGACGCGGAGCGCGGCATCGATCCCGTCAACAATCTGCAGCGGGCGATGACCCTGTTCCAGGAGGCGCTCGTCCTGTTGAACGACAGACAGGGCTCCGCCATGTATGCCGGCGTCTTGACCAACTTGGGGATCACCTACCGGATGCTGTCGGAGTGGGGTGTCGAGTCCCGCGCGAATCTGGAGTATTCGGGCAGCGCCTTGCAGGAGGCGGCCGAGATCCATCAACGGCAGGGAAACAGCGCCGGTCTGGCCACGGCGATGAACGGTCTGGGGTTGACGTACCGCATGCTGGCCGAGGACGAGCCGGAGCCGGCCGAGCATCTCAAAAAATCCGAGGACGCCCTGCGGATCGCCGCCGAGCTGTGGAAGCGGCTGGAGAACGAGGGAAACCACGCGGGTGCGCTCAATAACCTGGGCATCACCTATCAAGTCATGGCGCAACGCGGCATCGAGCCGGAACAGAACCTCACGCGATCGATCGCGGTGATCCAAGACGCGATTCGCCTGCGCCACCGACAGGAAGCCTGGCTGAGCTATGGTCGCGCGCAGAACAATCTTGGGACGGCGTATCGGATGCTGGCGGACCGAGGAGTTCAGCGGTCGAGCAATCTGGAGTCGGCTCGCGGAGCGTTCGAAGAAGCGTTGCGGGTGTTCGGAGAGCTCGGCCGTCGATCGTATCAAGCCGGGGTGAAGGCCGAGTTGATCAAAGTCCTCCAGGCCCTCGTTGAATCCGGCGTGAACCCGGAGCAACACCGCGCGCGGCTGAAGGAATTGCAGGGGTCGTAAGGCCAGGGGAGCCGCGTTCAGGCGCTGATCCCGGGACCGGTGCACGCCAAAGCGTTGTCAGGCGTTTTTCTCCAAGACCTCGCGTACCTTGCGCGCCAGATCGGCGGGCGTGAAGGGTTTCTGGATATAGGTAATGGCGGATTGGCCAGCGAGGTGAGCGGGAAAGACGTTGCCGGTATAGCCCGACATGTAGAGGATCCGGATATCCGGACGGAACGACCTGATCTGCTCCGCCAGCGCTCGCCCGTTCATCTCCGGCATCAGCACATCGGTGAGAAGGAGATGGATCGGTCCCGCATGTTCGCGGCAGATTCGCAGGGCCTCGGCTCCACAGTGAGCTTCCAGCACGGCGTAACCGTGTCTCTGAAGAATGGCGCCGACAAGATCCCGCACCATCCGTTCATCATCGACAAGCAGAATCGTGGCATGGCCTGCCATGCTTCGACCTTTCCATCGACTCGCTCAGGCGGGCTGAGCCTCCCCAGCCTCCGGTCGCAGCCCAGACTGCCACATTGAATCCCCTGTGAAATGTCGCTAGACTTCTGCCCTTAATAAAGGCGGAGCGTATCGGTCCTCCAAGACAGCGGATACGCCCCGCCCTGCCACGGGCGCGCCAATGAGACAGGCCCGTGGTGTGTTCAGACACCCGTTCACCAACCGGTCGCGGAGCGTGAGCCTCGACGTGTCGGTCTTTCTCGATGGCAAGCGACGGCCTTCTGCGCTCTGAGGGAATGTAAGTAAATCCTTATTCCATGTCAACATGAAATAAGCTGATATCGAATGGGGTCAGAACCTCGCGAAATTATTGACCGGCTGCTTCAGGCTCTGAATCTGAAGACGCAGGCGCAGCTTGCCGTCAGCTTGGAGATTCGTCCCCAGTCCATCGTCTCCGCCGTCCATCGCGGCGAAATCCCTGAAGGGTGGTTGTATCGAGTCGCGTATCTCACGGGAAGAAATGTGGAATGGCTGCGGACCGGCAAGGGGCCGATCTGGCATGCGGATGTTGCCGCGGAAACGTCGCCTGCGGGTTACGGGGCAGGCAGAATCCCTGACGCGACGGTTCGGCGTTTAGCCGAAGTGTGGGAAGAGCTCGATGCGGAAGAGCAAGCCTCCCTGGAGCGCTGTGCCGAAATCCTCAGAGTCGGCGACCGGGACGTTCGGGAGCATTTGATCGGGCAGCTGAAGCTGATGGAAGAAGCGGTTCAGCTCCGACGACGCAAACGGTCCCGTGTCCGCCGCCGGTCTCCCTAAACACACCAGCCGCGACTGAACGCTTGGCTGTTGTTCTCGGCCCTCACGACGCCCGCTTGGTTTCCTTCCGCACGCGATCCAGGTATTTGCCGGTTTCCACCTCCACCAGGACGGTGTCGCCAGCGTGAATGAACTGGGGAACCAGGATCGTCAAGCCGTTCTCCAGCGTCGCGTCCTTCATGGTATTTTCGCCCTGACCGCGAATGCCCGAGCCACAGAAGGTCACGGTCATCGGGATGGACTTCGGGAGATCCACCGCCACCGGTTTTCCGTCGTAGCATTCGACCTGGATCGTGTCGCCTTCTTTGAGAAACGGGAGCGCTTTCTGCAACGCCGGCCGAGGCAGCGAGACCTGTTCATAGGTCTGCGGATGCATGAAGAACACGAGATCCTCGTCGGCGTAGAGGAACTGCATCTTCACGCGCTCGAGCAGCACGTCGTCGATCCGGTCGTCCAAGTTCCAGCGGATCTCCCGCTCCTTTCCCGTCTCGAGATGTCGAAGCGTCGCCCGCACGATGCCGGAAAATTTCGCGGTGCCCGAATGATGCTCGATGGACAGGACCTTATAGAGTTCACCGTTGAGGAGAATGGCTTGGCCTTCCTTGAGTTCCTGTGCGGCTCGCATCGGATCTCCCTCCTTTCATCGTCGTGGGCCTATCCTACCGGAATGTTCGGGGACGGGGTCAAGAGCCGGGGAGTCTCGATGGGCGGGAAACGGCGAAGCCGACCGCGTTACTCGGCCGACCGTTCGATCCTGGTCGCGACGGCTTGCACCTGCCCACGTTCCGCCGTGGAGATGCGCAGGCCCTCCAGCGTCAGGTAATAACTGCCGTGGCCCGGCGCCTGAATGGTGGCCGTGACCGTCACGCGGTCGCCTTCCTCGACGTCCGGGTCTCGGAACACCGGCACGCCGCAGACGCCCAGGACGGCGACGGGCAGGGACCCCGTGTCGTCGTCGAGGCGAAAGAGATAGGCGCTGTAACAGGTGACTCCGCTCGGCTGCGTGTAGGGGTCGAGCGGCTGGATGTCCCGCGCGGTGCCGTGGACCGTCACGAGCCGCAAGTGGTAGGCGTCGGGATTGGCGAGGATGTCCTGAACCGGCGTCGGCTCGTCGGCCCACACGAGGGGCGGGCTGAGCATCAGGAGGAACGTCAACAGCGGCAGCGCCGGTGCCGGGTTCGCGCTCATCGTCCGCGATTCTACCATGCTTCTGCCGGCTTTCTCCCACCGCCGCGTCCGGCTATAATGCCGCTCCCGCGCGATGTGTGACGGGAGGAGGAGCGGCGATGGCAACGAGCAAGAAATTGATCGATGCGTACGTTAACGAGGCTCGGCCGCGATTTGAAGAGATGCTGGCCGAGATCGTCCAACTTCCGTCGATCAGCATGGACCCCCGGCGGGCGACGGATATCCGGCGGACGGCCGACCTGGCCGTGCAGTTTCTGACCAGTCTCGGGGCCGAGGCGCGCGTGGTGGAAACCGGCGGCTATCCGGTCGTGTCCGGCGGCTGGACAACCGGCGCAAGGCACCCGACGGTCACGGTTTACAACCATCTCGACGTGCAGCCGGCGCAGGAGCCGGAGTGGCGCCACGCGCCGTTCGCCTTCCGCAAGGAGGACGGCCGCTACCATGGACGCGGCGCCACCGATGACAAGGGCCCGGCGCTGACCGCGCTCCTCGGCGCCCGGTACGCGGTCGAGCGGGGCGTGCCGATCAACATCCGTTTTCTCTGGGAACTGGAGGAAGAAATCGGCAGCCCGAATTTTGCGGCCGCCCTGCGCGATCACGAGGCGGTCCCGCGTCCGGATTCCGTGGTCGTGTCGGATACGATCTGGATCGCGAAAGGGCGACCCGCTGTGCCGTACGGGTTGCGCGGGTTGCTGGGCGCGCGGCTGATGTTGCGCACGGGCGACAAGGACGCGCACTCGGGCCTGACGGGCGGCGCGGCGCGGAACCCGCTCGCGGAACTGGCCGATCTGGTGCACGCCTGCGTCGATGCCAAGACCGGCCGCGTGAAGATTCCCGGCTTCTACGACGATGTGGTCAAGCCGACCCAAGCCGAGATCAAAAGCTTCCTGGCGTCGGGCTTTCAGGTGCAGCGCTTCATGCGGGCCTACGGCTTCCAGACGCTGCGCACGACCGAGCGGGCCGATGTGCTCCGGCGGATCTGGGCTTCGCCCACGTTCGAAGTGCATGGCATGGTCGGCGGCTATCAGGGACCGGGCGTGAAGACGATCGTTCCGGGCTACGGAGAGCTGAAGGTCAGTATGCGGCTGGTGCCGAACCAGACGCCGGAGAAGATCTTCCGGCTGCTGCGGCAATTCGTCGCCAAGCAGAATCCCCGCGTCGTCGTCGAGCGCGAAGGCATGCTGCAGCCGTTCCGCGGTCTGTTCGACGGGCCCTATGTCGACGCGGTGAAGCGGGCGCTGAAGGCAGGGTTCGGGAAAGAGCCGGCCTTCATCCGCGAGGGCGGGTCGATCGGCGCGGTGGTGACGATGCAGCGGGCGTGGAACGTACCCATCCTCTTCCTCGGCCTGAGCCTGCCCGAGCACGGCTACCACGCGCCCAACGAGTTCTTCGACTGGGGCCAAGCCGCCGGCGGCATGAAAGCCTTTGCGGCGTATTTTGACGAGCTGGCGAAGATGAAGAAATGAGGGATGGTGCGCCCCGCGCTGCTCAGGTGCTCCAGCTCGACCGCACGTAAGCCTCACATCTGACTCGGCTGCGCAACTTGTTCAGTCCTGAGCCTCGCTCGAACGGACATTCGAACAGTGCTCGCCGTCGCTTACAGCGACCGCATCTGCTCGGCAAGTGCGGAACCGAGCCTCCGCGCAATTCGCGACGCAAGCCGCGCCATCCCTCAAAATAGAACCGTCGAACATAGGAACATATGAAGAGCAGTGCCGAGGAACCTATTGCTCTTCATGATGCAAAGGGTGGTGATGCGTACAGTGGAGGACCAACGAGGCCGCCTATGCGACAGGGGCAAGAATCTCGGCCAAGGGGTACTTCTTCGCAGATCAAAGGTCCTTAGCCTGTTGTCTTCACCGGCGGCAATCACTATATTACCTTCATGTTTGCTGTACCTTCCTATGAGAGGCCTCCAGTCCGTGAGGCGTTGATTGATATTAGGGTTAACCGACTCCCAGCAGAAAAACTTCCTGCTTTAGAGAAACTTCATGAGGCTCTTCGGGCACAGTATCCCCACAAGAGGCCTCAGCAGACATGGGAGGGTAAGTTTGAGTTCCGTGAAGATGCTTTGCTGTCGGCACAGAAGGCTTACGGAATTACTGGCTTCCACTTCGAATCAGACGACAAAAAGAGAATTATCCAGTACCGGTTGGATGGGTTCACCTGCAATTTCTTGAAGCCAGACCCCAAAGAGAGATGGCCAGGCTGGGAGGCTCTCCGTGACGAAGCCAAGCGTGCTTGGGAGTTATATGCAAACAGCGTTGGTATCGTCGAGGTTAAGCGTCTCGCGGTTCGTTACATTAATCAGATCGTAATACCTGCGCCAATAGTTGAGTTGAGCGATTATCTAACTGCTCCACCTAGCGCTCCCAAGGATTGTAAGTATCAGGATTTTAGGGATTTCCTGAGCCGGGTTACACTTGATATACCAGAACTGAACGCAATAGCAATTGTGACCCAAGCACCAGCCCAAGAAATGCAGCCGGACTCGGTCCACTTACTGCTCGACATTGACGTCATCCGTGCGGAGGCTTTACCTGCACATACTGAAGCAATGTGGAGAATTCTTGAACGATTTCGTGATATAAAGAACGAAGTATTTGAGAAAAGTCTTCATCAGAAGGCCAAGGATCTCTTCGGACCTCTGCAATGAGCCGAGCTCTTGCTATTGGTGTACGCCGTACCTGGCTGGTTGAGCCTGGACGAAGTGAGGAATCGGTCAAGCTTCGGCGTAAGCTTTCGAGCGTCCGCGAGCACACATACGAGCCGATTTCGCTGGGATGGAAACGTCTACTGTACGATGAGGCTATGGAAATCGGGAAACAATGCTCAACCGCGGCTTGGGATGGATATGATGCTCTTCCGATTTCAGATGAGGCAGTTGTCAGAACGTTGAAGCTTATTCAATCACTTCCCGACACGATTGCATCGCCGGACCTTGTACCATCTCCCGAAGGTGAAATCTCGTTTGAATGGCACGATTCGCAGCATAGAATGGTGTCGGTCACGCCTGGGCCGGATAGACTAATCTGGGCTGCGATGATGTCGGATGAACATGCTCAGTATGGCAAAGCCCCGCTCTCCGAAGGTTGGCCCAGGGTCGTGCTAGAAATACTCGATTGCTATTTCCCGAATGCAAGATTCTTTACCACAAGAGATTGACCCAAGAGAGCGCATTACCCGCTTTCTGACTAACCCTAAGTGGTTTAACACCGGAACTCAAAATATCTCTCCTCAGGCATTTAAGCCTTCCTCTCCTAGACCACCAACTCGTCCAGTTCGACGAACCTCCGTCTATAGAACCCAAGACTGTAGTGATGGAGAAATATGGATGATTGGCGAGGAGTATGTTACCAAACAGCTCGAACGGAAGTTGCCGGTTCTGGGACGGGCAGACGTCCAAGCCCAGATCATTCTGGACGAAAATTTATTCATCGTTCCACGGCCCCATCCCCACCCTCGCCACGCCGACATCGAGAATTGGCCTGAGGACGACGTACAGCGCCAGATAAAAGCAGTTGCGCTTGCTCGAAAGGCCACGCTGCTGGTTAAGTGTTAACGTGAATTCGGCGTCACTTGACGCGATTTTTTATGGTCTAACGCTCTGGCGGACGCCAAATGAGCTCCACGAGCGGCATAGTCCAAACCTCACGTTTGGTGAGGTTTCCACTGTAAGCCCCGAATTCATTTCAGACCAGGGGCTACAATGAGAATTCCGAACTGAATCTGGGGATCGCGCTGGATTCAGGTTAACGCACCATAAACTGGGCGGGTCTTAACAAGACGGAAACCTGTACGGAGCGGTGATTCACAGGTAATTGGGCGAATGTGAGGCGACGTGCTGATGCAGGCACGAGGGTCGTTTTGTATCCTTGGCTTGCCTTTACACGTCCTCACCACGCCGAGACTCTCCTCGCTCTCTGTCCTTCTTCCGTTCGTTCAGCAATTCTTCCGTGATAGAGGTGACGCTCTTCAGCATGCCGCACATGCTTCGGATGTATTTCTTGGTCAGCGGCTGAAGGACAATTTCACTACCTTGTTCGATGAAGCGTACCTTGGTGCCCGGTTTGATTCCGAGCTTCCGACGAAGCCGGACCGGGATGACAATCCGACCCCTGGTTGTCACATAACCAGAATCCATGACTTCACCGTGCTGAAAGCTGACCGCTGGCGTCTGAGAGCTTGAGTTACGACGCCGCCAGCAACGGCTTGAACTTGGGGTCCGCGTCGAGCACCGCTTTCAGGAGTTCCTGCCCGAGCCAGTAGTGCCACACTTCCTGCGACGCGCCCGGGATCTGCTCGTACCAGCGCCGCGCTTCCGTGAGATGGTTGAGCATGGCGTCATGGTCGCGGTTCGGCATGAAGAGCATACTGTAGGCCATCGTATAGGCGGCGGTGAATTTGTCCAGCGGCT comes from Nitrospirota bacterium and encodes:
- a CDS encoding M20/M25/M40 family metallo-hydrolase, coding for MATSKKLIDAYVNEARPRFEEMLAEIVQLPSISMDPRRATDIRRTADLAVQFLTSLGAEARVVETGGYPVVSGGWTTGARHPTVTVYNHLDVQPAQEPEWRHAPFAFRKEDGRYHGRGATDDKGPALTALLGARYAVERGVPINIRFLWELEEEIGSPNFAAALRDHEAVPRPDSVVVSDTIWIAKGRPAVPYGLRGLLGARLMLRTGDKDAHSGLTGGAARNPLAELADLVHACVDAKTGRVKIPGFYDDVVKPTQAEIKSFLASGFQVQRFMRAYGFQTLRTTERADVLRRIWASPTFEVHGMVGGYQGPGVKTIVPGYGELKVSMRLVPNQTPEKIFRLLRQFVAKQNPRVVVEREGMLQPFRGLFDGPYVDAVKRALKAGFGKEPAFIREGGSIGAVVTMQRAWNVPILFLGLSLPEHGYHAPNEFFDWGQAAGGMKAFAAYFDELAKMKK
- a CDS encoding elongation factor P translates to MRAAQELKEGQAILLNGELYKVLSIEHHSGTAKFSGIVRATLRHLETGKEREIRWNLDDRIDDVLLERVKMQFLYADEDLVFFMHPQTYEQVSLPRPALQKALPFLKEGDTIQVECYDGKPVAVDLPKSIPMTVTFCGSGIRGQGENTMKDATLENGLTILVPQFIHAGDTVLVEVETGKYLDRVRKETKRAS
- a CDS encoding response regulator, with the translated sequence MAGHATILLVDDERMVRDLVGAILQRHGYAVLEAHCGAEALRICREHAGPIHLLLTDVLMPEMNGRALAEQIRSFRPDIRILYMSGYTGNVFPAHLAGQSAITYIQKPFTPADLARKVREVLEKNA
- a CDS encoding helix-turn-helix domain-containing protein, whose product is MGSEPREIIDRLLQALNLKTQAQLAVSLEIRPQSIVSAVHRGEIPEGWLYRVAYLTGRNVEWLRTGKGPIWHADVAAETSPAGYGAGRIPDATVRRLAEVWEELDAEEQASLERCAEILRVGDRDVREHLIGQLKLMEEAVQLRRRKRSRVRRRSP
- a CDS encoding AbrB/MazE/SpoVT family DNA-binding domain-containing protein, whose translation is MDSGYVTTRGRIVIPVRLRRKLGIKPGTKVRFIEQGSEIVLQPLTKKYIRSMCGMLKSVTSITEELLNERKKDRERGESRRGEDV
- a CDS encoding TIGR04255 family protein, giving the protein MFAVPSYERPPVREALIDIRVNRLPAEKLPALEKLHEALRAQYPHKRPQQTWEGKFEFREDALLSAQKAYGITGFHFESDDKKRIIQYRLDGFTCNFLKPDPKERWPGWEALRDEAKRAWELYANSVGIVEVKRLAVRYINQIVIPAPIVELSDYLTAPPSAPKDCKYQDFRDFLSRVTLDIPELNAIAIVTQAPAQEMQPDSVHLLLDIDVIRAEALPAHTEAMWRILERFRDIKNEVFEKSLHQKAKDLFGPLQ
- a CDS encoding transglutaminase-like domain-containing protein, with product MTGTSSARDGVNRSQLLLVLLLLTGCASAYFREAPPPSQQPFHYALSAWPYQAYWTGIVFNGEKIGLTHLALIPDGPGGDRYELRSEALLAFHFLGFSKTVTLKAQDWVAGDLTLVRFVHEYDLDGQKMKLTGRVERGRLTVERENAGRLSHETIPVAEAVYPTSAVVLYPTLQGLEVGKRYDYLAYDGQRGQVVRVSQAIEAYQESDLYEGRAFRVATSAGGQDSMLWLNDRGEPVLEMAWHGVLISTLESEARAKAYLARASLNKREVLLEYSRVRTKTTLPRPRAVTSMAVTVDGLPGAFTMPADALQQCGRPDERHHGRIQCLILAAELSRLGATVRTSESQETDLTPYMNPTAAIQSHDDTIRSAARGIVGEHLDRLAHVRLLVEWIREHVAQKPVDVFSALEVLKGRKAECQGITLLYAALARSLGIPTKVTNGLVYTDEPEGFLYHTWAESYVDGVWLPVDPTFGQVGVDATHIKLIDGERPADLLPLVDLVGKIQVDILSFAPIHEER